A region of the Cryptococcus deuterogattii R265 chromosome 1, complete sequence genome:
AATGAACATCACGAAGTTGCTAGCCAAATGAAACTCATACATCATGTGCAACTACTCTCTAACATTCTATAGTTTTCAAAGATGGTGCTACTACTGACAATAGCTTACAAATTATTATTACACAAGCCCAAAACACTTGACAAGATCTTTGCTGAATCGCCTCCACTAGTGACAACGATGCCAATGCTTCCATCATTTCAATTCGTAACCAGCACCAGTAGGCTGCAACATGGCTTTTGTAGTATTGTCCCTACACCGTTTTAGGAACTTAAATAATGCCGTGCCACCTGTACCTCTCAACTCTCCTGCATCCGCCATTGTcccctcgtcttcatcatcatcctccatgcCTGTCAACCTCCTAATCCTCTCCCCCGGTTTCCTCCGCGCCTGCTGTACAATAAACTTGCTTACTACTCGCATGTGTCTTTCTCTGAATCGACGAAGAGCTTCCAGTGTCCCATCATAGGCTTGTGCCAGCATAGGGTGAGAAGCCGCAAAGTGCAGCACTAGAGGCCGAAGAGGAGTAGGATGAGTGGAAAGGTGAATCAAAAAGGAGCGGTGAGAGAGAGGCATGTATGCGAGCATTCGCTGCAAGAAGGTGGCTTCTGACTTGGGAGCGGCAGCCGAAGGGTTGGAATTGGGGACGGGAGGTACGATTGAGCCATGGTTGTGGCCATGAGGCTTGGAGCCGGAGGATGCCATTGACGCGTTCACAGGAGAAGAATCCATCTTAATGGACGCTCCACTCTGTTCTGGATGATTCTCCGCGGCATCCATggctgctcttctctcttcttcagtcgGGGAGTGATCAACAGTAAGGAAAACATCAATGGCGTGGATCAGAGAACTCTGCCCGGCGCTAGGACCCGAGAAAAGTTTACCTCTGCGACCTTCTGTACTGGCGCTCTCCGCTTCGTGAGTACCTGCGACAGCACCAGCGCTGTCTGCAGCGAGTCCAAGGTAATCCCAACCAGCACTTCCAGGCCCATCCGCATCCCCACCACGGAACCAAGGCCGGATGAGATGGTAGAACTCCTCAGGATCTACTTCATTCATAAGCGTCATAGTAATATCACTAATGCGATCGATTTGAGTCGCAAGTTTCTTGAGATAGACGGTGAGTCTGCGAAGAGCCTTTTCATCCGCAATAAATAGCTCGTCAAGTGACTGTCGCATCAAACCAAGAGCTTCAGCTCCAGCAATCTCACAAAGAGCTGAAATGAGATAGAATTGCTCTTCGGAACGGGTGTTTGTAAATGTGGTGATAATGTCGGTGGGTGGGTTagaggaggcagagggAGCGATAAGGGGGTTAACGGGACGGAAATTCCAGAGGACGGTGTCAGCATAGGTGAGAATAGGTGGGAGACCCAAGAGTGGAGACACGGCGAGAAgggggatggagatgcaAGGGGGGATGGGGACGGGCTCTTTCTGCGCTGAAGGGTCGGGGGGTGGGGTTGTGTGTACGTAAAAGTGGGCGAGGAACGTAAGGACAAGGTGCGCCCTCCGAAGATGCGGCAGCGATGCCCGAAGATCATCCGTCGCTAGTACAGGTAACTGATCGTCCATcaatcatcagcattcCTTCATAATGTTGTTGACTCCAGCCAGTAAAAGCCACGTACAGATTCAACACCTGCACGCCATAAATGATCCTTCTCCCGTTTACCACCCAGCATCACTCCATCACCCACATTGCTGCCTCGCGCAGCATCCAATGCTTCCTCCCATACCTCATACTCTCCACTCAGTCGTTCTACATTTTTGGTAGCTGGAAGAAACCCGGTACGGACATCGACTTCAAAATCGGCTGATGCGAGCGACGCAGTATTGGGTGCCAAGCCATTTGAGGCGGTggatgaagttgaaggCGCACCGGAAGGGTAAAGGGCGTTAGGTTGTGAGAACGAAGGAGCAAGGGACAGGAAATGGCTtggcggaagagagacAGAGGGTGTGCGTTGCGGAAACATGACAACTGTCGGGGGTGCTTGAGGACTGTTTTGTTCGAAGACCAGGTTTTGGTTTTGACTTCAGGAGTTGGGGAAGTCCACAGCAAGCGGCGAAGACGAAAGAAAAATAAGTCCGAGTATTATTATACCTGTGGGGTCTGGAAATGTTTTTTTTGGTGGATATTATTTTTGCCTGAACTCTCGTATTATTAATATTAAGTCCTGCTGGTGGCGATTGTCCGGCTGTTGCCTGCGGTTGATGGCTGATCTGGGCATCATTTTTTTCCCACCTCCGGTTCAAATACCGGGCTGACTATCTCCGATCCTTTCCGCGAACCGGGTGAAACCGTTGTTACGTAATTCATACAAAGGCCCAAAAAGACGTCTTTTTCGTAGAATCAAGCACGCCATCATGACTTATTTGCTATTTCATGGTCGTCCACAGCTTCAGAGGACTATAGAGGATGAAGCGATGGACTGCGATACAATTCATGCATTTCCTTGTAACACACAACACAATAAATACTCTTTACATCAAACATGTTGCAGCGTCTCTTTGCGTGGGTCTGCCGGAGCAACActcatcagcaacagcaCAGCAAACTTAAACCCCATTGcgaccaccaccaccacccaaCTTCCGGCGTACTTGTGCATTATCGCCCCGATAAAACTTCCAATAATCATTGCCAACACGTATCCCAGCCTTCGATTTCTGGCTCCAGCCTTCTTATGGGTGAAACCCACAAAGAGATATCTGTCGCTAACAAGGTCAACATAAGAGGACGTCATGGGCGCAGTGGGGATCTCCTGCACTGAGGCTTGACGCGCGGCAGCCACCTGCGCTCCAGACATCACCGCAAACAACATAATAATGGTCCAATCATGCTTGTTTCCCAGTCGGGTGGCTGTAGGACCTGAcggggaaagaaaaatggTCGCCAGGGTGAGGCAGAcaagctggaagaagacattTGCCAAAAGCCAAGCGCGGCGCCTCAAACCTGTAGATTGTTCGTTAGTTGTCAAATCCCGGGCCCTTCTCGTATCCACAACTTACCAAAAAAATGTCCAAGATGCCCGAATACCAAAGCACCACCAAGGAAACTGGCAAGCGATACACCAGTGAGAAGAAGTAAATGGCCGGACAGTCGGACAATAGCAACCGTAAGAAGAATAGTGTTACCCGTTTCTGCTTGGTATTAGACGTCTTGTAAATGCGCAGATCATGGTGCTTACGGTTGGAGGCAAATGTACTGAAGTCTAAGGACGTGGTTGCATCCAAGATCCTGGGATTATTGTCAGCTCCGTGTCACTTTAGATATCACAAAATTCGCTCACCCCGTGGAAAAGGCTTGGATGATCAAACTCCAAACCAGTGAATCAGCGGTGACGGTGTCCCCCATCCACCCAGACCAGCCATCCCGTCTTTTCCAAGGTGGCCATACAACAGCTACCGGTATGTCAGGGACATCTATGTTATTTTCTTTGATCGCCCCAGAGTTATCAGTGCTTTGCGGTTCTTGGCACATATAATTTCCTTTCCGGCTCTTCTCCATATCGTCATAATCGAATAATGGGGTTGGTTGAGAGGATGGCAAAGGTATAGAGGAGGGACAGGTTAAAGAGCGATGTATTGTTGGTGGACTTAACATAATTGAAGAATTTGAGATAGTGGCGAGGAGTGCCGTAGTTGAGGTGGGCATGGAGTTGAGGGATGACACAGTCGGTGCGCGGTGGATAGTGTCCATGGAATCCCCGTAAGATAGAATTCAGTGTTTCAATCAATGTATATTCGTCGAATCACAGGTTATAGTCCAAAGCTCAAGAGGCAAAATGTGGGTAAAAGATGGCTGGACATATGATGGCTGCCTTCTTTAAATCTTCCCTGGGGGGCAGTTTAAATATTCGTCTTGAAAGCAGTGAATAGCGATCAGTTCTCTATCCTCTACGAATGCAAGGTACCCCAACAGATCTGTggaatggatgatgatgagaattAGGAGTCCCCGCGTCAAGATAAGATGGCCATTCCAAAGAGGGCATGAGGATTTGGAATAGGCAGCGAGAAACACGAACTTGGACGGGCACGGCCGAAGCCGAAGCCAAAAGTTACTTCGGAATCATAATTTACGTAACCAGGCAGAATATGGAATGATCTTTTACTTGTGTTGTGGTTTTGATCCCACTTGTGAGGTGTGGTGCGTGCCTGAAAGACAGTTAATTGTCTCGCGGGCTTTTGGTCACTAAGAGGACTGAAATATTCATCACACAAACAGGCGTCCCACTTCCCATCTCCGCCGTTCATGCTCCCGACCTTAAGACTGTTCAGGATGGCAAGCACAAAGACTTATGCTGTAAGTTTGCCTATCACACCACCGCCTAGTCAGATCGTTCTAAATAGTTACGTAGGAGGCAGTCTCTCTCCTCAATACCTGCCAGTCTAATGCTGCGACGTAAGTCCCTGAGCAATCGAGTGTGTAATCTGTCCAGAACACTGAATGGATGTTGGAGCAGTATCGAGGCGTTTAGAAAATCAGGCGGACGATTAACCGAATATGCTATCGCCGAGATGCACGATTACCTGCGACGCATCGGTTACAAGGTGAGCCGTGTACTCCACTGGCGCGGTGTTCATGGAAAATGAAAGGGTCTGACTAGTAATAGCCAGAAGACCTCAATGCGCTTAATGTCGTGCATATCACTGGCACCAAGGGCAAAGGCTCCACCTCTGCCTTCACTGAACGGATTCTTCGTGCTCATATGCcaggcaagaagattgggCTCTACACCTCCCCTCATCTATGCGCGGTAAGAGAGAGGATCAGAATCAACGGAGAACCTATCTCGGAGGTCGAATTTGCAAAGTATTTCTTTGAAGTATGGGACCGGCTTGAGGCAGATTCAAAAGTGAGTGTCGACAGCTATCAAACTTAAAGAATAGTCTGATTGTCTCTTCCAGCCATTGACACCTCAAACGCCCAAATTCCCAGTCTACTTCCGCCTACTCACACTTCTTGCATTCCATGCGTTCCTTTCCTCGGGAGTATCGGCTACAGTATTGGAGGTAGGTATTGGTGGTCTTTACGATTCGACAAATATCGTCCCCAAGCCTGTCGTCACAGGAATTACGTCTTTGGGTCTCGATCACACCGCTGTTTTGGGTAACACGATCGAGGAAATCGCTTGGAACAAGGCCGGTATCTACAAAAGAGGTGTACCTGCTTTGAGCGTCGTACAAGACAAAGGGGGAGATATTTTGAAGGAAGTGGCcaaaaagaatgaagtgTGTCTATTTCATGCACAAAGCAGCTCCAACCCTTAGCTTACATAAATATAGGCTCCTTTTGAAGTTGTTCCAACTATTCCTCCGACTCCCCTGGGTCTGCCAGGAAGCCACCAGCTCATCAACGCCTCTCTCGCAGTTTCACTGTCTTCTcatttcctctcttcaCAAGGGTACAGTTTTGCTCCTGCGATACCCCCTGCCGTCATCCCTCCATCATTCCTCCAGCCTCTCGCTTCCGCTCGCTGGCCTGGACGATGCCAACTTGTCAAAAAGGGTAAAATTACTTGGTTGCTTGACGGCGCCCACACCGTCGAATCATTGAGATCATGTGGCGAATGGGTATGGGATGCGGAAAAAGAGGACAGAGTGCCTCAGGTGTTGATATTCAACTGCAGTGGTGGCAGAGCTGCTGAAAGCCTGTTGGGAGAACTTCTGGAATCTGGTGCCAGAACGAGGGGGATTAGTCGGGAAGAAATTGCCCGCAAATTTGATTCTGTGATTTTCTGCACAAACGTTACTTATATTGATGGTCATTTCAAATCCGGTGAGTGTCTCTGGATTATGCCATAGCAAATCTGAGCTGAATATGCCCCCGTTAAGATCTTGACGCAAAGGCTATCGATCCTAATGATCTTTCGCAACTTGCCACTCAGAACGCCCTGCGTGATGCTTGGCTTCGCCTCAATCCGTCATTTGCTGCCGACAGAGTCCATGCTGTTGCATCTATCCAGCACGCCATTAGAATTGTTGACAGTCTTGGAGAGAAGACGGTTCTTGTTGCTGGTAGTTTGCATTTGGTCGGAGGTGTTATGGAAGTTGCCGGGTTGCAAGATGCGCTGAGTATGGAATAATGTGAGGTTGAAGATTATTGTACATTTCAACAATGCAACAGAAGGAGAATTTTGGGATTATAGATGTACTACATGTATGCGCTGGTCATCCATAGTCAATGCTGTGTCTCCTACTATCTGTctgttgtttgttgttgttttcaTGAGTTATCCCCGCGCTCGTATTGCTGGCTGTCATGTGGAGGTCGCATAATAATTGTGGAGGTTAATACGTTCGAGAATGATTCGGTGCGTAGTACCGACGGTGTGTATGATGATTGACATTTCACTTGTGTCGCTTTCATCTGCGCAGTTAACAGTTATCCTCCAAACATGCCGCAATAATGGTCAAGCTCTCACCTCTCGCCCTTATCTTCATCGCAGCCTGCTTTTCACGCATACTTCATCTCACAGTTCTCTCTGGCCTCAGCAAAGCTCTACCTTTGTTCGACACATCGCCGTCTCTTTT
Encoded here:
- a CDS encoding tryptophan 2, giving the protein MFPQRTPSVSLPPSHFLSLAPSFSQPNALYPSGAPSTSSTASNGLAPNTASLASADFEVDVRTGFLPATKNVERLSGEYEVWEEALDAARGSNVGDGVMLGGKREKDHLWRAGVESLPVLATDDLRASLPHLRRAHLVLTFLAHFYVHTTPPPDPSAQKEPVPIPPCISIPLLAVSPLLGLPPILTYADTVLWNFRPVNPLIAPSASSNPPTDIITTFTNTRSEEQFYLISALCEIAGAEALGLMRQSLDELFIADEKALRRLTVYLKKLATQIDRISDITMTLMNEVDPEEFYHLIRPWFRGGDADGPGSAGWDYLGLAADSAGAVAGTHEAESASTEGRRGKLFSGPSAGQSSLIHAIDVFLTVDHSPTEEERRAAMDAAENHPEQSGASIKMDSSPVNASMASSGSKPHGHNHGSIVPPVPNSNPSAAAPKSEATFLQRMLAYMPLSHRSFLIHLSTHPTPLRPLVLHFAASHPMLAQAYDGTLEALRRFRERHMRVVSKFIVQQARRKPGERIRRLTGMEDDDEDEGTMADAGELRGTGGTALFKFLKRCRDNTTKAMLQPTGAGYELK
- a CDS encoding folylpolyglutamate synthase; translation: MASTKTYAEAVSLLNTCQSNAATIEAFRKSGGRLTEYAIAEMHDYLRRIGYKPEDLNALNVVHITGTKGKGSTSAFTERILRAHMPGKKIGLYTSPHLCAVRERIRINGEPISEVEFAKYFFEVWDRLEADSKPLTPQTPKFPVYFRLLTLLAFHAFLSSGVSATVLEVGIGGLYDSTNIVPKPVVTGITSLGLDHTAVLGNTIEEIAWNKAGIYKRGVPALSVVQDKGGDILKEVAKKNEAPFEVVPTIPPTPLGLPGSHQLINASLAVSLSSHFLSSQGYSFAPAIPPAVIPPSFLQPLASARWPGRCQLVKKGKITWLLDGAHTVESLRSCGEWVWDAEKEDRVPQVLIFNCSGGRAAESLLGELLESGARTRGISREEIARKFDSVIFCTNVTYIDGHFKSDLDAKAIDPNDLSQLATQNALRDAWLRLNPSFAADRVHAVASIQHAIRIVDSLGEKTVLVAGSLHLVGGVMEVAGLQDALSME